A genome region from Solanum pennellii chromosome 12, SPENNV200 includes the following:
- the LOC107005587 gene encoding F-box/FBD/LRR-repeat protein At1g13570-like, with product MNQDGVSVAVEGDIEDRISVLPRNVIDCILELLPIKEAAKTCTLSKSWRYIWSELPKLVLDYEFCDELIDESESKFREVVDGIMLLHMGKIVQFDLDVRVEDLASYTAIDRWVLYVTRNSVKKLHLRISNIDDRSYTLPPCVFHCSTLTQLKLARCSFKPPDSFRGFPNLVTLRLASVTFSEHCVIKAPLLANLTLNCCDGMQYLNIVSPVLKSLYVCYPHSYIALNCFMNCKNLRDLGLVFSKVVNNPKHDHRSTLMKLLDSLPALEVLLLDSLFIELLSADVVLSSAPPFILNCLQKLSLSVDFGKLGHSSCVLQLIKCSPNLSELKIRVKGTNDNVEAFVKCLMTPDCLQLPLNKLEYVSFYGFASPNCVQAFAMLFIFQAPSLLRIFIEQPIGTKSSKDLSDLPRASSKVELVIR from the exons atGAATCAAG ATGGAGTAAGCGTTGCGGTTGAGGGGGACATAGAAGATAGAATTAGTGTCCTACCAAGAAATGTTATTGATTGTATCCTTGAGCTCTTGCCTATTAAAGAAGCTGCAAAAACTTGTACATTGTCCAAAAGCTGGAGATACATTTGGAGCGAGCTTCCAAAACTGGTGCTCGATTACGAGTTTTGTGATGAGTTAATAGATGAGTCTGAATCCAAATTCAGAGAAGTAGTAGACGGGATTATGTTACTGCATATGGGCAAGATTGTGCAGTTTGATCTTGACGTTAGAGTAGAAGATTTAGCTTCATATACAGCTATTGATAGGTGGGTTCTTTATGTCACCAGAAATAGTGTCAAGAAGCTACACCTTAGAATTTCTAATATTGATGATCGTAGCTATACACTGCCTCCTTGTGTATTTCACTGTTCAACCCTGACACAGTTGAAACTTGCTAGATGTTCCTTTAAACCACCTGATTCTTTTCGTGGCTTTCCCAATCTTGTAACCCTTCGGTTGGCATCAGTAACCTTTTCAGAGCATTGTGTTATCAAGGCCCCTCTTCTTGCTAATTTGACCTTGAACTGTTGTGATGGTATGCAATACCTAAACATTGTTTCACCAGTGTTGAAGTCCTTGTATGTTTGTTACCCTCACTCCTATATCGCACTAAATTGCTTCATGAACTGCAAGAATTTGAGAGATTTAGGACTTGTGTTTTCCAAAGTGGTTAATAATCCAAAACATGATCATAGATCAACATTGATGAAACTTCTTGATAGCTTGCCTGCACTTGAGGTACTCCTGTTGGATTCACTTTTCATTGAG CTTTTGAGTGCAGACGTAGTTCTATCAAGTGCTCCTCCTTTTATTCTCAACTGCTTGCAGAAGCTGTCCCTCTCTGTTGACTTTGGCAAATTGGGTCATAGTTCTTGCGTTCTACAATTAATCAAGTGTTCCCCCAATTTGAGTGAACTTAAGATTAGG GTCAAAGGTACCAATGATAATGTTGAAGCATTTGTGAAATGTCTGATGACGCCTGACTGCTTGCAACTACCATTGAACAAGCTAGAGTATGTGAGTTTCTATGGTTTCGCGAGTCCAAACTGTGTACAGGCCTTTGCTATGCTATTCATTTTTCAGGCACCGTCTTTGCTAAGGATCTTCATTGAACAACCGATAGGAACTAAATCCAGTAAAGATTTGAGTGATTTACCCAGAGCTTCTTCTAAGGTTGAGCTAGTTATAAGGTAA